The following are encoded together in the Anopheles nili chromosome 3, idAnoNiliSN_F5_01, whole genome shotgun sequence genome:
- the LOC128726526 gene encoding uncharacterized protein LOC128726526, with translation MLSTLGSYIWGSSEGESPLTEVTFTINGKTYTVDARTTPIDTSLNSFIRNNAHLTGTKFMCLEGGCGVCIVNVNGVHPVTKESKSWAVNSCLFPVYACHGLDVKTVEGIGNRKDGYHPIQQRLAHLNGTQCGYCSPGMVMNMYSLMEANRGAISMEDVENAFGGNICRCTGYRPILDAFKSLAIDADEKLLDACQDIEDLTRTCPKTGSPCAGKCPSAAERVDHKRPVRLLFQDAKEWHRVTQMADIFTIFDQIGNKPYMLVAGNTAHGVYRRSPTLQVFIDVNAIEELHSHSADSNGLVVGANVSLTEFMQILDETANKYPNLAYCKQLENHIDLIANVAVRSAGTIAGNLSIKNQHHEFPSDMYLILETAGAQLTVVETGGKTTLVSPAEFVQLDMQKKVLKSISLPALDETRYKFQSFKVMPRSQNAHAYVNAGFLTKYAEDSVTVESIKICFGGINPEFTHATATESFLIGKNMFDGETIQATMNKLNDEIRPDWVLPDASVEYRKSLALSLYYKYLLSVAPEGTVLVKPSFRSGGTMLQRALSSGQQTFDTYERNWPLTKNIPKIEALAQTSGEAKFTNDLPPQPGELYAAFVIATRPHTRIGKIDASDALKYPGVVAFYSAKDIPGTNNFMPASVGNQEVEEVFCSGEVLYHGQPVGVIVAETMNQANYAATLVNILYERMSQNQQVYPTLKSLFDDQTKTYVFDEPIATTRRGGNYRVKMSAARKVTGRFEMAGQYHYTMETQTCVCVPIEDGMDVHSSTQWVDLCQIAIASMLHVPENSLNFTVRRLGGGYGSKISRSCQIACACALAAYLLNRPVRFVLTIESNMNSIGKRYGCITDYEVDVETNGRIVKLINNYMQDYGASLNESVGEATTEFFPNCYDSKAWKIVGKAAKTDAPSNTWCRAPGTTEGIAMIENIMEHLAWVLGLDPFEVRLLNMPEGSKMRELVPQFRTEVEYDRRKAEIDQFNVENRWRKRGIAISLMRYPLGYFGALHALVSIHAGDGTVSVTHGGIEMGQGMNTKAAQVAAYVLGLPLEKISVKPTSSLTSPNAIVTGGSMTSEAVCYAVKKACEILLERIKPVRDAHKDVPWEVVTQLCYAGNVDLCATYQYRASELKPYIIWGLSCAELEVDVLTGNVQLRRVDILEDTGESLSPGIDVGQIEGAFIMGVGYWLTEALVYNAEDGALLTNRTWTYKPPGAKDIPVDFRVRFLQKSTNPAGVLRSKATGEPALNMSIVVLFALRNALRAARKDAGLTDDWIPMGTANTPDQVHVLAGNSIEQYKLN, from the exons ATGCTGTCAACACTCGGAAGCTACATTTGGGGCAGTTCGGAAGGTGAAAG CCCCCTCACAGAAGTTACCTTTACCATCAACGGAAAGACTTATACCG TCGATGCACGTACTACTCCGATCGACACCTCCCTGAACTCGTTCATCCGTAACAATGCCCATCTAACTGGCACCAAGTTCATGTGCCTCGAGGGTGGCTGTGGCGTTTGCATCGTGAACGTAAATGGTGTCCATCCGGTGACGAAGGAGAGCAAATCATGGGCCGTCAATTCG TGCCTGTTTCCGGTGTACGCATGCCATGGGCTGGACGTGAAAACGGTGGAAGGAATAGGCAACCGAAAAGATGGCTACCATCCGATCCAACAGCGCTTGGCGCACCTAAACGGTACCCAGTGTGGGTACTGCTCTCCCGGTATGGTCATGAACATGTACAGCCTGATGGAGGCGAACCGTGGTGCGATTTCGATGGAGGACGTAGAAAACGCATTCGGAGGTAATATCTGCCGTTGCACCGGTTACCGGCCGATTTTGGACGCGTTCAAGTCGCTGGCTATCGATGCAGACGAAAAGTTGCTCGATGCCTGCCAGGACATCGAGGATCTGACGCGAACGTGCCCGAAAACAGGCAGTCcgtgtgcgggaaaatgtcCGTCCGCAGCTGAACGAGTCGATCATAAGCGACCGGTGCGCTTATTGTTCCAAGACGCGAAAGAATGGCACCGAGTCACACAAATGGCCGACATCTTTACGATTTTCGATCAGATCGGTAACAAACCGTATATGCTGGTCGCCGGTAACACCGCTCACG GCGTTTATCGGCGAAGTCCGACACTGCAGGTGTTCATTGACGTAAACGCCATCGAAGAGCTGCACAGCCATTCCGCTGATTCCAACGGCCTGGTAGTTGGAGCCAACGTATCGTTGACGgaatttatgcaaatattaGATGAGACGGCAAACAAGTACCCGAACCTTGCATACTGCAAACAGCTGGAAAACCACATCGACTTGATCGCTAACGTGGCTGTACGGAGTGCTGGTACGATCGCGGGAAATTTATCCATCAAGAATCAACACCACGAGTTCCCATCGGACATGTACCTGATCCTTGAGACGGCAGGGGCCCAGTTGACCGTAG TGGAAACCGGCGGGAAAACAACGCTCGTTTCACCAGCCGAATTCGTGCAGCTGGACATGCAGAAGAAAGTGCTGAAGTCGATTTCGTTGCCGGCGCTCGATGAGACACGGTACAAGTTCCAATCGTTCAAGGTGATGCCTCGATCACAGAATGCACACGCGTACGTTAACGCAGGCTTTCTTACGAAGTACGCCGAGGACAGTGTTACGGTGGAATCGATTAAGATTTGTTTTGGTGGCATCAACCCAGAG TTTACCCACGCGACAGCGACGGAATCGTTCCTAATTGGTAAGAACATGTTTGACGGTGAAACTATTCAAGCGACTATGAACAAACTGAACGACGAAATCCGCCCAGACTGGGTGCTTCCGGATGCATCCGTCGAATATCGCAAAAGCCTAGCCCTGTCTCTGTACTACAAGTATCTACTGAGCGTTGCTCCAGAAGGTACGGTGCTAGTAAAGCCATCCTTCCGTTCTGGTGGAACCATGCTCCAACGAGCACTTTCATCAGGCCAGCAAACGTTTGACACATACGAGCGCAACTGGCCGCTCACGAAAAACATTCCGAAGATCGAAGCTCTTGCTCAAACATCCGGAGAGGCCAAATTCACCAACGATCTGCCACCACAGCCAGGCGAGTTGTACGCAGCCTTCGTTATCGCTACAAGACCTCACACGCGCATCGGAAAGATCGATGCCTCCGACGCTCTG AAATACCCCGGTGTGGTGGCGTTCTACTCCGCTAAGGACATCCCCGGAACGAACAACTTTATGCCGGCCAGTGTAGGTAACCAGGAGGTCGAAGAGGTGTTCTGCAGCGGTGAAGTCCTGTACCACGGCCAGCCAGTCGGTGTGATCGTGGCGGAAACGATGAACCAGGCAAATTACGCAGCCACCCTCGTCAACATCCTGTACGAACGCATGTCTCAGAATCAACAGGTCTACCCAACGCTCAAGTCGCTGTTTGATGATCAAACGAAAACGTACGTGTTTGATGAACCGATCGCCACCACTCGCCGTGGAGGCAACTACCGCGTGAAGATGTCGGCTGCCCGAAAGGTAACCGGTCGGTTCGAGATGGCCGGCCAGTATCACTacacgatggagacgcaaACGTGCGTTTGCGTACCGATTGAGGACGGAATGGATGTACACAGCTCGACGCAGTGGGTCGACCTCTGTCAGATAGCGATCGCGTCTATGTTGCATGTTCCGGAGAACAGCCTCAACTTTACCGTGCGCCGCTTAGGTGGAGGTTACGGGTCGAAAATTTCGCGCTCCTGTCAAATTGCGTGTGCCTGTGCACTGGCCGCTTACTTGCTGAACCGTCCCGTGCGTTTTGTGCTGACGATCGAGTCAAACATGAACTCCATCGGCAAACGGTACGGCTGCATCACCGACTACGAGGTGGACGTGGAAACGAACGGACGCATCGTCAAACTGATCAATAACTACATGCAGGATTACGGTGCCTCGCTGAACGAGTCAGTTGGTGAAGCGACAACGGAGTTCTTCCCAAATTGCTACGATAGCAAGGCGTGGAAGATCGTTGGCAAAGCGGCAAAGACGGACGCACCCAGCAACACCTGGTGCCGAGCACCTGGCACTACGGAGGGTATTGCGATGATCGAGAACATCATGGAACATCTCGCCTGGGTGCTGGGATTGGATCCGTTCGAGGTTCGCTTGCTTAACATGCCCGAGGGTAGCAAGATGCGTGAGCTGGTGCCTCAGTTCCGAACGGAAGTGGAGTACGATCGACGTAAGGCGGAGATCGATCAGTTTAACGTGGAAAATCGCTGGCGCAAGCGTGGCATCGCCATTTCATTGATGCGTTATCCACTCGGGTACTTCGGAGCACTCCACGCACTGGTGTCGATTCACGCTGGAGATGGAACAGTGTCAGTGACTCATGGTGGCATCGAGATGGGGCAAGGCATGAACACCAAGGCGGCCCAAGTGGCCGCATACGTGCTAGGGTTACCACTGGAGAAGATCAGCGTGAAACCAACGTCCAGCTTGACCTCTCCGAACGCGATCGTGACCGGTGGAAGCATGACCAGTGAGGCAGTGTGTTAC GCTGTGAAGAAGGCGTGTGAGATTCTTCTCGAGCGCATCAAACCCGTTCGTGATGCTCACAAAGACGTTCCCTGGGAAGTTGTCACTCAGCTTTGCTACGCCGGCAATGTGGACCTGTGCGCCACGTACCAGTATCGAGCGTCGGAGCTAAAACCTTACATCATCTGGGGTCTAAGCTGTGCTGAGCTGGAGGTCGATGTGTTGACCGGTAACGTGCAGCTGCGCCGTGTCGACATCCTGGAGGATACCGGAGAGAGCCTAAGCCCCGGTATCGATGTTGGCCAGATCGAGGGTGCGTTTATCATGGGTGTCGGTTATTGGCTGACCGAGGCACTCGTGTACAACGCCGAGGATGGTGCGCTGCTTACGAATCGCACCTGGACGTACAAACCTCCAGGCGCCAAGGACATTCCGGTCGATTTCCGGGTGCGTTTTCTGCAAAAGAGCACCAATCCAGCCGGTGTGCTACGCTCGAAGGCGACCGGTGAGCCGGCTCTCAACATGTCCATCGTGGTTCTGTTTGCCTTACGCAATGCTTTAAGAGCGGCACGAAAGGATGCGGGTCTGACAGATGACTGGATCCCGATGGGCACCGCCAACACTCCGGATCAGGTCCACGTGTTGGCGGGAAACTCGATCGAGCAGTACAAATTAAACTGA
- the LOC128725297 gene encoding LOW QUALITY PROTEIN: uncharacterized protein LOC128725297 (The sequence of the model RefSeq protein was modified relative to this genomic sequence to represent the inferred CDS: inserted 2 bases in 1 codon; substituted 1 base at 1 genomic stop codon): MLKVIYILTIAGCLHSPVTFGREQQQQHYGVDTSNGLTSTPSGTAENVRTGSTNGKFKRRKKTENVQQIGSDGNPLYRDEEDTIEPGVCQVYTGATCEYYLRNQTVFVEPNITMEKLEERLKAAYGVIRESKDMNANCRVYALPSLCYSILPVCRTPELTNHQYFANRDAAEKARRIAPESRGKFKSHEKKNNRKQQQSKAPVSTAMPASYESTLGRALFEDITINTAERLQVYFAGGITPNLGGRFFDGEIVTDHPLPLRYGGNSPGDRRRRRQVSPLDPRFVQTSEELPVLSYSSSTGPKKSYPPTRNTENLRRICRNDCELLENELCQKEYAIAKRHPAIGQKLRLEECHDLPLQKSVDGTILNGIGGLGSSGDMECMRLGIDLDIKPDDDCYWEDGASYRGITDRTKSSKICMRWSKLMHTMSEFPHLAGHNYCRXASPYFYLIXLPQTIYLCAFFSNPPHVGPTDAPWCYVDMQKTIEYCDIPKCSERMWMYIIIGFVAVISPLFIGIAVFCCRKYRKHGVSNIQNINLPNADKNIYGNSRLNSPIEMTSLIANTSSTGAASRNAENGGIQGLTTGQPGGAGGNAGQSSQSRNNGISRVPQYTLQDVRFVEELGEGAFGKVYKGELTQKTGERIFVAVKALKENASAKTQADFKREIELISDLKHDNIVCILGVVLKEEPLCMLFEYMAQGDLHEFLIANSPNEGKSLSQLQFLLIAQQICDGMEYLASHHYVHRDLAARNCLVGDGLTVKISDFGLSRDIYSSDYYRVQSKSLLPVRWMPSESILYGKFTTESDVWSFGVVLWEIYSYGLQPYYGYSNQEVINMVRARQLLPCPESCPSAVYSLMVECWHEQAVRRPTFPEIGHRLKIWYQAQKRSELNEQSGFNRKGSMLSVNTQRMSSQGNLNVATPSSSSSHHSLSRERSGEGRSDAMQQPQQQPLLTQSQPRKHHHHHSLEREKILRTNQLQYQQQQQQQQLQSSQAGPHHPAATRPHHQHHQHHHSLDRSNSGTGRLDESATSAGDQFETQSNRSFYHNASASRSNKSIHSMQEPSQYHQNAHAHPHQHHGHGSHGQQPQPLAIGAAHPQGYKNFSLPRKSIDSGHEYGLDAAGVDLAILAAGSPGYPGGGRPVSEMKARPPKDPHRHHHHHHHHGSGRSSRNRIDAVAAVGSSISSLPGSGDLTPDLDRQAQIIPKNSTQSLVTGNQPAALPPAGMPPIGRKSSHSGSILSVASSTSEQFASNGNSSFQPGFSSPLPIMPSVGNGIPVGGGIGDQALPPSGLMQSSYHEG, encoded by the exons ATGTTAAAAGTGATTTACATCCTCACGATTGCCGGTTGTTTACATTCGCCAGTGACTTTCGGccgcgagcagcagcagcagcattatgGTGTGGACACGTCCAATGG GCTAACATCGACACCGTCCGGTACGGCCGAGAACGTGCGGACGGGATCGACAAATGGAAAGTTTAAACGGCGGAAAAAGAcggaaaatgtgcaacaaaTCGGCTCGGATGGTAACCCGCTGTACCGAGATGAGGAGGACACAATCGAACCAGGCGTGTGTCAAGTGTACACCGGTGCCACCTGTGAGTACTACCTCCGCAACCAGACTGTATTCGTGGAACCGAACATCACGATGGAAAAGCTAGAAGAGCGACTGAAGGCTGCGTACGGTGTGATCCGCGAGTCGAAGGACATGAACGCCAACTGTCGCGTGTACGCGTTACCGAGTCTTTGCTACAGCATCCTGCCCGTTTGCCGTACACCGGAGCTGACCAACCATCAGTACTTCGCGAATCGGGATGCCGCCGAAAAGGCTCGTCGAATAGCACCCGAAAGTCGCGGGAAATTCAAATCACACGAGAAAAAGAATAACCGAAAGCAGCAACAGTCCAAGGCGCCCGTTTCTACGGCCATGCCTGCTTCGTACGAGAGTACCCTCGGAAGAGCGTTATTTGAGGACATTACAATAAACACTGCGGAACGGCTACAGGTGTACTTTGCAGGTGGCATCACACCCAACCTCGGAGGGCGCTTTTTCGATGGCGAAATTGTAACGGACCACCCACTACCATTACGGTACGGTGGAAACAGTCCAGGTGATCGCCGTAGGCGACGGCAAGTTTCACCGCTGGACCCCCGGTTTGTACAAACGTCGGAAGAGTTACCTGTACTCTCGTACTCTTCATCCACTGGGCCGAAGAAGTCGTATCCGCCGACACGGAACACGGAGAACCTGCGACGTATCTGCCGTAACGATTGTGAGCTACTCGAGAACGAGCTTTGCCAGAAGGAGTACGCGATCGCAAAGCGCCACCCAGCTATTGGCCAGAAGCTACGCCTGGAAGAATGCCATGATCTACCACTGCAGAAGAGTGTAGATGGGACGATACTGAACGGAATTGGTGGATTGGGTAGTTCCGGTGACATGGAATGCATGCGGCTCGGCATAGACCTGGACATCAAGCCGGACGATGACTGCTACTGGGAGGATGGAGCAAGCTACCGTGGCATCACGGATCGCACGAAGTCATCCAAGATCTGTATGCGCTGGTCGAAGCTGATGCACACGATGTCGGAGTTTCCACATCTTGCCGGACACAATTATTGCCGGTAAGCTTCAccgtatttttatttgat tcttcCACAAACAATCTATCTTTGCGCGTTCTTCAGCAATCCTCCGCATGTAGGTCCGACGGATGCTCCCTGGTGTTACGTGGACATGCAAAAGACGATCGAGTACTGTGACATCCCGAAGTGTTCGGAGCGCATGTGGATGTACATCATCATCGGGTTTGTGGCAGTCATTTCGCCGCTGTTCATCGGAATCGCCGTGTTCTGTTGCCGGAAATATCGCAAGCACGGCGTATCCAACATCCAGAAT ATCAATCTACCAAATGCGGATAAAAACATTTACGGCAACTCGCGGCTCAATTCACCCATCGAAATGACGTCGCTGATCGCAAACACATCGTCCACGGGTGCCGCTAGCCGGAATGCGGAGAATGGCGGGATTCAGGGTCTAACGACGGGTCAACCAGGTGGAGCCGGTGGCAACGCGGGCCAATCCTCACAGTCTCGCAACAACGGAATTTCACGCGTTCCGCAGTACACGTTGCAGGACGTTCGCTTCGTCGAGGAGCTCGGTGAGGGTGCTTTCGGAAAAGTGTACAAGGGCGAGCTGACGCAGAAGACGGGTGAGCGTATCTTTGTGGCGGTAAAGGCGCTAAAGGAGAACGCAAGCGCGAAAACGCAGGCCGACTTCAAGCGGGAAATTGAGCTCATATCGGATCTGAAGCACGACAACATCGTGTGCATCCTGGGCGTGGTGTTGAAGGAGGAACCGCTCTGCATGTTGTTCGAATACATGGCCCAGGGCGATCTGCACGAGTTTCTGATCGCGAACTCACCGAACGAGGGTAAATCGCTCAGTCAGTTGCAATTTCTGCTCATCGCTCAGCAAATATGCGACGGAATGGAGTACTTGGCTAGCCACCACTATGTTCACCGGGATTTGGCCGCTCGTAACTGTCTCGTAGGCGATGGTTTGACGGTGAAAATATCTGACTTTGGGTTGTCGCGAGATATCTACAGCTCGGATTACTATCG CGTGCAATCAAAATCTCTTCTTCCCGTACGCTGGATGCCGTCAGAATCGATCCTATACGGCAAGTTTACGACAGAGAGTGACGTGTGGTCGTTTGGAGTAGTACTGTGGGAGATCTACAGCTACGGCTTGCAACCGTACTATGGATACAGCAACCAGGAAGTTATCAATATGGTGCGCGCCAGGCAGCTGCTGCCTTGTCCCGAGTCCTGTCCCAGTGCCGTCTACTCGCTGATGGTAGAATGCTGGCACGAACAGGCAGTACGCCGGCCTACGTTTCCTGAGATTGGCCACAGGTTGAAGATATGGTACCAGGCGCAAAAGAGAA GTGAACTAAATGAACAGTCTGGTTTCAATCGCAAGGGCTCGATGTTGAGCGTGAATACGCAGCGAATGTCTTCACAAGGTAACCTCAACGTGGCAACgccttcgtcctcgtcgagcCATCATTCGTTAAGCAGGGAGCGCAGCGGCGAAGGACGATCGGATGCAATGCAACAACCGCAGCAACAACCACTGCTCACTCAATCACAGCCACgcaaacatcatcatcatcattcactTGAACGTGAAAAAATTCTCCGAACGAACCAACTGCAgtaccaacagcagcaacaacagcaacaactgcAATCTTCCCAAGCTGGACCGCATCATCCGGCTGCCACAAGAcctcatcatcagcatcatcagcatcaccatTCGCTTGATCGTAGCAACAGTGGCACCGGCCGGTTGGATGAATCGGCCACATCCGCCGGTGATCAGTTCGAGACGCAGAGCAACCGTAGCTTCTACCATAATGCCAGTGCGAGCAGAAGCAACAAGAGCATTCACTCGATGCAGGAACCATCCCAGTACCATCAGAACGCTCACGCTCATCCTCATCAGCATCATGGGCATGGATCGCACGGACAGCAACCGCAACCCTTAGCAATTGGTGCAGCTCATCCGCAGGGTTACAAAAATTTTAGCCTCCCGCGAAAGTCCATCGACAGCGGACACGAGTACGGCTTGGATGCCGCCGGAGTTGACTTAGCGATACTGGCAGCTGGCAGTCCCGGTTATCCGGGAGGTGGCCGACCAGTGAGCGAGATGAAAGCTCGTCCACCGAAGGATCCGCAtcggcaccatcatcatcaccatcatcacggcTCAGGACGAAGTAGCAGAAACCGCATCGACGCAGTAGCGGCCGTTGGTAGCTCAATTTCATCCCTGCCCGGAAGCGGTGATCTTACGCCCGATCTCGATCGACAGGCACAAATCATACCAAAGAACAGCACCCAGTCGCTGGTAACGGGAAATCAACCGGCAGCCCTACCTCCGGCTGGAATGCCACCGATAGGCCGAAAATCCAGCCACAGTGGTAGCATCCTTAGCGTTGCCAGTAGTACGAGCGAGCAGTTCGCGTCGAATGGCAACAGTTCCTTTCAACCCGGTTTCAGCTCACCTTTACCAATCATGCCGTCAGTCGGGAACGGGATCCCCGTCGGAGGAGGTATCGGTGATCAGGCTCTACCACCCAGCGGTCTAATGCAGTCATCCTACCACGAGGGATAA